In Thermodesulfobacteriota bacterium, the following are encoded in one genomic region:
- a CDS encoding SGNH/GDSL hydrolase family protein, giving the protein MSYFAKRFCLVVFAFIAALLVAEGVARIFIDPVDYLWRRLSYDPVLRYKIEPHSAGHDSRGYRNRHVPERADIVALGDSQTYGESAPAKYSWPSILGSLTGKVAYNMGIGGYGPAEYFYLFGNGALELKPGVVVAGFYLGNDLADTYTAVYTVERWRHLRKPGAGPGPGPGGNDETKAGDKPQVEETPPVKKPFAYELKRRVYGAAGWFAENSVLYRVITASYLGDGMRQKMMLDRGEKITMLEVREYGIHTGFTPVRRLEALDMDRPDVREGLRLALDFFNEMNLLAEKNGVRFLVVILPTKESVYGRFIEGNTGLRYSAEIDRLLRNERRVSEEAESYFEGHGIPYINLLGPLGEAALHEEIYPNNYSGHFNGNGNRVIAESIKRRLDEMQGGR; this is encoded by the coding sequence TTGAGTTATTTTGCCAAGAGGTTTTGCCTCGTTGTTTTTGCTTTTATCGCCGCCCTTCTTGTTGCCGAGGGGGTAGCCAGGATTTTCATCGACCCGGTGGATTATCTCTGGAGACGTCTGTCGTACGACCCGGTGCTCCGGTACAAAATAGAGCCGCATTCCGCCGGGCACGATTCCCGGGGCTACAGGAACAGGCATGTACCGGAAAGGGCCGATATCGTAGCCCTGGGCGATTCGCAGACCTACGGCGAGAGCGCGCCGGCGAAATACTCCTGGCCGTCCATACTCGGCTCGCTCACGGGCAAAGTGGCGTATAACATGGGGATAGGCGGCTACGGGCCGGCGGAGTATTTTTATCTTTTCGGGAACGGGGCGCTGGAATTGAAACCCGGGGTCGTTGTTGCGGGATTTTATCTGGGCAACGATCTGGCCGACACGTACACGGCCGTCTATACGGTAGAGCGCTGGCGGCATCTTCGTAAGCCCGGAGCCGGGCCCGGCCCCGGCCCCGGCGGTAACGACGAGACAAAAGCAGGTGATAAGCCCCAGGTCGAGGAAACCCCGCCTGTAAAGAAGCCCTTTGCGTACGAACTGAAGCGGAGGGTGTATGGCGCTGCGGGCTGGTTTGCGGAAAACAGCGTTCTCTACCGGGTTATAACCGCTTCTTACCTGGGCGACGGGATGAGACAGAAAATGATGCTCGATCGCGGGGAAAAGATCACCATGCTCGAGGTCCGGGAATACGGCATCCATACCGGCTTTACGCCCGTAAGGCGGCTCGAAGCCCTCGACATGGACAGGCCCGACGTGAGGGAGGGGCTCAGGCTCGCCCTTGATTTCTTTAACGAGATGAATTTGCTCGCCGAAAAGAACGGCGTACGCTTTCTGGTCGTGATACTGCCGACCAAGGAGAGCGTCTACGGCCGGTTTATAGAAGGGAACACCGGTCTTCGGTATTCCGCCGAAATAGACCGTCTACTACGGAACGAGCGGCGGGTGAGCGAGGAGGCCGAGTCGTATTTCGAGGGGCACGGCATTCCGTATATAAACCTCCTCGGGCCGCTCGGGGAAGCCGCCCTGCATGAGGAGATATATCCGAATAATTACAGCGGGCACTTCAACGGAAACGGCAACCGCGTGATAGCCGAATCCATAAAGCGGCGTCTGGATGAGATGCAAGGTGGAAGGTAA
- a CDS encoding cobalamin B12-binding domain-containing protein codes for MKNERAVRILIGKVGLDGHDRGVKIISRALRDAGYEVIYTGLHNSPQVVAEAAVQEDVDAVGISILSGAHNYVFPELIRLFKEKGIDDVTLFGGGIVPKEDIERLREKGVKTIFEPGSSTDEIVRWVRDNVAVREL; via the coding sequence ATGAAAAACGAGAGAGCAGTGAGAATTCTTATCGGGAAGGTCGGGCTGGACGGCCACGACAGGGGGGTTAAGATAATTTCGAGGGCCTTGAGGGACGCGGGCTACGAGGTGATCTACACCGGGCTCCATAACTCTCCGCAGGTGGTTGCGGAAGCGGCCGTCCAGGAGGATGTCGATGCGGTCGGGATAAGCATTCTTTCCGGTGCGCACAACTATGTGTTCCCGGAGCTGATAAGGCTCTTTAAGGAGAAAGGGATCGACGACGTAACGTTATTCGGGGGCGGCATAGTGCCGAAAGAAGATATCGAGCGTCTCAGGGAGAAAGGCGTCAAAACGATATTCGAGCCCGGCTCTTCGACGGATGAAATCGTCAGGTGGGTGAGGGACAACGTAGCGGTCAGGGAATTATGA
- a CDS encoding methylmalonyl-CoA mutase family protein, whose amino-acid sequence MNLEDRKTERLKKAREDWESEYRSGRKREADYTTISGMEVPPLATPLDLNGFDYEKELGFPGSYPYTRGIHSSMYRGKLWTMRQFAGFGAPEDTNRRFKYLLQHGQTGLSTAFDMPTLMGYDADHERARGEVGREGVSVSSLQDMEVLFDGIDLDAVTTSMTVNCTASIIFAMYIVMAEKKGVSRDRLGGTLQNDMLKEFIAQREWISPPVPSVKINVDVIEFCAREVPLWHPVSISGYHIREAGSTAIQELAFTLADGVCYVEEALKRGLDIDAFAPRLSFFFNVHNDFLEEVAKFRAARRMWAKIMKERFGARSPKSMMLKTHAQTAGASLTAQQPLNNVARVTIQALAAVLGGTQSLHTNSMDETLALPTEEAVTVALRTQQIIAEESGVVNSIDPFGGSYLMEALTDKMEKEAFVYIDRIDKMGGMIRAISEGYPQKEIADAAYKYQRELDTGIKTIVGVNKYSVDEELPIQILKIEEKVEAEQNERLGSLKRSRNNREVGARLGDILIAARQGKNLMPYIIEAVREYATLGEISDIFREAYGVYTDPGYF is encoded by the coding sequence ATGAATTTGGAAGACAGGAAGACGGAAAGACTGAAGAAGGCCAGGGAGGACTGGGAAAGCGAGTACCGGAGCGGACGGAAAAGGGAGGCCGACTATACGACCATCTCGGGAATGGAAGTCCCGCCCCTGGCAACGCCGCTTGACCTGAACGGGTTCGATTATGAAAAGGAGCTCGGCTTCCCGGGCTCCTATCCGTATACACGGGGCATACATAGCTCCATGTACAGAGGCAAGCTCTGGACGATGCGCCAGTTCGCCGGCTTCGGGGCGCCGGAGGACACCAACAGGAGGTTTAAATACCTGCTTCAGCACGGCCAGACCGGCCTCAGCACGGCGTTCGACATGCCCACGCTCATGGGTTACGATGCGGACCACGAGCGGGCGCGGGGGGAGGTCGGAAGGGAAGGGGTCTCGGTTTCGTCGCTTCAGGACATGGAGGTTCTCTTCGACGGCATAGACCTCGACGCTGTAACCACGTCCATGACCGTGAACTGCACCGCCTCCATCATCTTCGCCATGTATATCGTTATGGCGGAGAAGAAGGGGGTGAGCCGGGACAGGCTGGGGGGAACGCTTCAGAACGATATGCTGAAGGAGTTCATAGCCCAGAGGGAGTGGATATCGCCCCCGGTGCCTTCCGTAAAAATAAATGTGGACGTGATAGAATTCTGCGCCCGGGAGGTGCCGTTATGGCACCCGGTCTCGATCTCCGGTTATCACATCAGGGAAGCCGGTTCCACGGCGATCCAGGAGCTGGCCTTCACGCTCGCCGACGGCGTCTGTTACGTCGAGGAAGCGCTGAAGCGCGGCCTCGATATCGACGCGTTCGCGCCGCGCCTCTCCTTTTTCTTCAACGTCCATAACGACTTTCTGGAAGAGGTAGCCAAGTTCAGGGCTGCGAGAAGGATGTGGGCGAAGATAATGAAAGAACGCTTCGGGGCGAGGAGCCCCAAATCCATGATGCTGAAGACGCACGCCCAGACCGCGGGCGCGAGCCTCACAGCGCAGCAGCCCCTGAACAACGTGGCCAGGGTCACGATTCAGGCCCTCGCCGCCGTGCTCGGCGGCACACAGTCGCTCCATACGAACTCGATGGACGAGACCCTGGCCCTCCCGACCGAAGAGGCCGTGACCGTCGCGCTCAGAACGCAGCAGATCATCGCCGAGGAAAGCGGGGTCGTGAATTCCATAGACCCGTTCGGCGGGAGTTATTTAATGGAGGCACTCACCGATAAAATGGAAAAGGAAGCTTTTGTATATATAGACAGGATCGACAAAATGGGCGGGATGATCAGGGCCATAAGTGAAGGTTATCCGCAGAAAGAGATAGCGGACGCCGCCTACAAGTATCAGAGAGAGCTGGACACGGGGATAAAGACGATAGTCGGGGTTAACAAGTATTCGGTGGACGAGGAGCTCCCGATACAGATCCTCAAGATCGAAGAAAAGGTGGAAGCGGAGCAGAACGAAAGGCTCGGGTCGCTGAAAAGAAGCAGGAATAACCGGGAAGTCGGCGCGAGGCTCGGGGACATCCTGATCGCTGCCAGGCAGGGGAAAAATTTGATGCCTTACATTATCGAAGCCGTAAGGGAATATGCGACTCTCGGCGAGATCAGCGACATATTCAGGGAAGCTTACGGCGTGTACACCGACCCCGGATATTTTTAG
- a CDS encoding acetoacetate decarboxylase family protein has product MHILNKRSVAGRRLRIAHRRVSNMGLQANEYSNPWLSDGEVPPLPLDRDRIHIISQGVADPQYDYDVIPLTYTESRWMAFVIRADIEAMKAVVPDPIKVEDDVIEFWYVIHRNTMIGPYMEMGVTFATSLEGGDGTKYLGGYYPYMYLSNDSGISAGREPFGFPKKGAYIAAYEHGINGNYFNMLMERRGYVLHTANGRYSDKPLSARPAFYGKTDWGRMNYRITTSPDVSNSIHEVTYLPSDLPPGFGSGHRFMMDAASIRTATGADVRSWFMQGMPFDYMGGQIPATEVVGLISFTFNLIIPGARTIWSKKVEREESDLGQILYSTPFKYTMRHRFLLPQYSQGGVL; this is encoded by the coding sequence ATGCATATACTGAACAAGCGCTCAGTCGCCGGGCGCCGGTTGAGAATAGCACACAGGAGGGTTAGTAACATGGGATTGCAAGCCAATGAATACAGTAACCCTTGGTTGAGCGATGGGGAGGTGCCGCCCTTGCCGCTCGACAGAGATCGAATTCACATTATCAGTCAGGGTGTCGCGGACCCGCAGTATGACTACGACGTCATTCCCCTTACGTACACGGAAAGCCGCTGGATGGCGTTCGTAATCCGGGCCGACATCGAGGCCATGAAGGCCGTCGTGCCGGATCCGATCAAGGTGGAAGACGACGTAATAGAGTTCTGGTACGTGATACACAGGAATACGATGATCGGGCCGTACATGGAGATGGGCGTAACTTTCGCCACTTCCCTGGAAGGGGGAGATGGTACAAAATACCTGGGTGGATACTACCCGTACATGTACCTTTCGAACGATTCGGGCATATCCGCGGGAAGAGAGCCGTTCGGGTTTCCAAAGAAGGGTGCGTATATCGCTGCGTACGAGCATGGAATCAATGGTAACTATTTTAATATGCTTATGGAAAGGCGCGGTTATGTTCTTCACACTGCCAATGGCCGTTATTCCGATAAGCCCCTCTCGGCAAGGCCGGCATTTTACGGTAAAACCGACTGGGGCCGTATGAACTACCGAATTACTACATCCCCGGATGTCTCGAACAGCATTCATGAAGTCACTTATCTTCCGTCCGATCTCCCCCCGGGGTTCGGCTCGGGTCACCGGTTTATGATGGACGCTGCAAGCATCCGTACCGCAACCGGCGCCGATGTTCGTTCCTGGTTTATGCAGGGGATGCCTTTCGATTACATGGGCGGCCAGATACCGGCTACCGAGGTTGTGGGGCTCATCAGCTTTACCTTCAACCTGATAATCCCGGGGGCCAGGACCATATGGTCGAAGAAGGTTGAAAGAGAGGAGAGTGATTTGGGTCAGATTCTTTATTCGACTCCCTTCAAGTATACGATGCGTCACCGCTTCCTCCTCCCGCAGTACAGTCAGGGGGGAGTGTTATAA
- a CDS encoding TetR/AcrR family transcriptional regulator has translation MEIVKAAVELFVRKGFHRTTVREIAQKFGMSIGTLYEYIRTKEDILYLVIDYIHSSVSKRVRPSLKINGTSRERLENAIRSYYAIIDEMQDYVLFLYQETKSLSYNARKYIFKSEEEMTSIFEEIILQGIEDGTFSISKKDVNLLANEIMVTGQMWAFRRWIVQKNYTLERFIELKSCLVIKELGLS, from the coding sequence ATGGAGATAGTGAAAGCTGCGGTAGAGCTCTTCGTTCGAAAGGGATTTCACAGAACTACTGTGCGGGAAATCGCACAAAAGTTCGGAATGAGCATAGGAACGTTGTATGAATATATTAGAACCAAGGAAGATATTCTCTACCTTGTCATCGATTATATTCATTCGAGTGTCAGCAAGAGGGTGAGGCCCTCGCTCAAAATCAACGGCACTTCCAGAGAGAGACTCGAAAACGCTATCAGGTCTTACTACGCGATTATCGACGAAATGCAGGACTACGTGCTGTTTCTCTACCAGGAAACAAAATCGCTGTCGTATAATGCGAGAAAGTACATATTCAAGTCCGAGGAAGAAATGACGTCGATATTCGAGGAGATCATTCTCCAGGGTATCGAGGACGGAACATTTTCCATCAGCAAGAAAGACGTCAATCTTCTGGCCAACGAAATCATGGTTACCGGGCAAATGTGGGCTTTCAGGCGCTGGATAGTGCAAAAGAACTACACCCTCGAAAGGTTTATAGAGCTAAAAAGCTGCCTCGTCATAAAGGAGCTGGGCCTCTCGTAA
- a CDS encoding homoserine dehydrogenase — MSVVNVGLIGAGTVGCGVIKILEQNKEIIEKRTGITPDLRKIADIDPDRKRPVRIPRGKITRDAGELINDPSIDIIIELIGGTTIAKDLVLAALRNKKHVVTANKALLAHHGKEIFAAAAENGVEVGFEASVGGGIPIIKSTLESFAANNILSIHGIINGTSNYILSRMTDEGSEFEAVLAEAQKEGYAEADPSFDVDGIDAAHKLSILIMLAFGRFIDFGKIHVEGIRNITPVDISFADELGYKIKLLAIAKASGEGLEAGVYPALVKKGTQLADVSGAFNAIYIVGDALGPAMLYGKGAGMMPTASAVVSDVLQIGKHLSLGNEHLSPPRFYAEKSSLPLIKMSDTVNKYYIRFQAEDRPGVLGKITGGLGSNGISIESVIQKGRHHGGGDVPVVIMTHEAREKDLLKALRQIGRLSSIRPGTMFLRIEDL; from the coding sequence ATGAGCGTGGTAAATGTCGGCCTGATAGGCGCAGGTACAGTGGGCTGCGGTGTTATAAAGATCCTCGAACAGAATAAAGAGATAATAGAAAAGAGGACTGGCATAACTCCCGACCTCAGGAAAATAGCCGACATCGACCCCGACAGGAAAAGGCCGGTCAGGATACCCAGGGGCAAAATAACCCGCGACGCCGGGGAGCTTATAAACGATCCCTCTATCGACATAATCATCGAGCTCATAGGCGGAACGACAATCGCCAAAGACCTCGTCCTCGCCGCACTCCGGAATAAAAAGCACGTAGTCACGGCCAACAAGGCCCTCCTCGCCCACCACGGCAAGGAGATATTCGCCGCGGCCGCCGAAAACGGCGTCGAGGTAGGCTTCGAGGCCAGCGTCGGCGGCGGCATCCCGATAATAAAGTCCACCCTCGAAAGCTTCGCCGCGAACAACATACTCTCCATACACGGCATAATAAACGGCACTTCGAACTACATACTTTCGAGGATGACCGACGAGGGCTCCGAATTCGAAGCCGTCCTCGCGGAAGCGCAGAAAGAGGGCTACGCCGAGGCCGACCCGTCCTTCGACGTAGACGGCATAGACGCCGCGCACAAGCTCTCGATACTCATAATGCTCGCCTTCGGAAGGTTCATCGACTTCGGCAAAATACACGTCGAGGGCATAAGGAACATCACCCCGGTCGATATATCCTTCGCCGACGAGCTCGGATACAAGATAAAGCTCCTGGCCATAGCCAAGGCGAGCGGCGAGGGGCTCGAGGCCGGCGTATACCCGGCGCTCGTGAAGAAAGGCACACAGCTCGCCGACGTATCCGGGGCATTTAACGCCATCTACATCGTCGGCGACGCGCTCGGCCCCGCAATGCTCTACGGCAAGGGCGCGGGCATGATGCCGACGGCCAGCGCCGTAGTGAGCGACGTCCTCCAGATCGGAAAGCACCTCTCCCTCGGCAACGAGCACCTGTCCCCGCCCAGGTTCTACGCCGAAAAGAGCTCGCTCCCGCTCATAAAAATGAGCGACACGGTGAACAAGTACTACATCAGGTTCCAGGCCGAGGACAGGCCCGGGGTCCTGGGGAAGATTACCGGCGGGCTCGGCTCGAACGGCATAAGCATCGAATCGGTCATACAAAAGGGAAGACACCACGGCGGCGGCGACGTTCCCGTCGTCATAATGACGCACGAAGCCAGGGAAAAGGACCTCCTCAAGGCGCTAAGGCAGATAGGACGGCTGTCGAGCATAAGGCCGGGGACGATGTTCCTCCGCATCGAAGACCTCTAG
- a CDS encoding ATP-binding protein, translating to MRKKTSHKEIFDTLPESIVIVDKSFTVLEMNDYAEGTFRISREKAYGKHSSTFMPKELEEVALMAMEESRTIFGDEINPALRGGERIAIQPVATPLFALSGELKGVILQIKDLSGSKFLSSKNTQEISAFKFEHLILGLAHELKNPLSGIRGAAQLIAEDSDNRETMKCAELIIREADRLKELLDTLKQLEPFAKDIFVPVDIHELLMEIIYLESMPKSREGVEIRQNYDVTLPPIQGDRNSLKQVFLNLIKNAYEAVGERGRIDISTKWMTEHLKGQKTMSVEIRDSGAGIEKHIAEKIFSPFYTTKKEGSGLGLFLAYQIIAKHGGAIIVDSQPGEGAAFKVFLPISGN from the coding sequence ATGAGAAAGAAGACCAGCCACAAAGAGATATTCGACACGCTGCCCGAGTCGATAGTCATAGTGGATAAAAGCTTCACAGTCCTCGAAATGAACGACTACGCCGAAGGCACGTTCCGCATATCGAGGGAAAAGGCGTACGGCAAACACTCCAGCACCTTCATGCCGAAGGAGCTGGAAGAAGTGGCCCTCATGGCGATGGAGGAATCCCGCACGATATTCGGCGACGAGATAAACCCGGCCCTCCGGGGCGGTGAAAGAATCGCTATCCAGCCGGTGGCCACGCCCCTCTTCGCCCTCAGCGGCGAGTTAAAGGGCGTCATACTCCAGATAAAGGACCTTTCGGGAAGCAAATTCCTCAGCAGCAAGAACACGCAGGAAATATCCGCCTTCAAGTTCGAGCACCTCATCCTCGGCCTCGCCCACGAGCTCAAGAATCCGCTGAGCGGCATAAGGGGGGCGGCGCAGCTCATAGCCGAGGACAGCGACAACAGGGAAACCATGAAATGCGCCGAGCTCATCATAAGGGAAGCCGACAGGCTGAAGGAGCTCCTCGACACCCTGAAACAGCTCGAGCCCTTCGCCAAGGACATATTCGTCCCGGTGGACATACACGAGCTCCTCATGGAAATCATATACCTCGAATCCATGCCGAAATCGCGCGAAGGCGTCGAGATACGCCAGAACTACGACGTCACCCTCCCGCCGATACAGGGCGACAGGAACTCCCTGAAGCAGGTCTTCCTCAACCTCATTAAAAACGCATACGAGGCCGTGGGGGAAAGGGGCCGCATAGACATTTCCACCAAGTGGATGACCGAGCATCTGAAGGGCCAGAAAACGATGTCCGTCGAAATCAGGGACAGCGGCGCGGGCATCGAAAAGCACATCGCCGAAAAGATATTCAGCCCGTTCTACACGACGAAGAAAGAAGGCTCGGGCCTCGGCCTTTTTCTCGCCTACCAGATTATCGCCAAGCACGGCGGCGCAATAATAGTGGACAGCCAGCCGGGCGAAGGCGCGGCGTTCAAGGTCTTTCTTCCGATTTCCGGAAACTGA
- a CDS encoding sigma-54 dependent transcriptional regulator: MKKKILVADDEESIRWVLGKCLEKAGFEVRYAENGAQAIESASSGAFSSIILDITMPGMTGFDVLNELRQRHIDPPVIIITAQNTVKNAIDAMKQGAYDYLAKPFDLDEVRITVQRAIESYENAKKLEFLKQEAGETDSLHDIVGKSQAMLNIYKMIGRVAERDITVLIIGESGTGKELVTKAIHSNSTRRDEKLVSVNIAAIPKDLLESELFGYEKGAFTGAALSKQGRFEEAHRGTLHLDEIGDMPAELQTKLLRILEERKFYRLGSERPTPVDVRIIASTNKELEKEVAEGRFREDLFYRLNAITIKIPPLRKRLEDVIPLIEHFLAKYSKELKVATRTLSDEAKEMAKSYNWPGNVRELENMIKRLLILTSDTVITKETLLVAAPHMEDSGRQEDENLSEIISSEVKYLLGPGDAEGSVYEIILKKIEKPLIQSILQVTRGNKKKAAQVLGINRNTLSKKIDELGLNVQEDD, translated from the coding sequence ATGAAAAAGAAGATACTCGTAGCGGACGACGAAGAAAGCATAAGATGGGTGCTGGGCAAATGCCTCGAGAAGGCGGGCTTCGAGGTCCGGTACGCCGAAAACGGCGCACAGGCCATAGAGTCGGCGTCCTCCGGGGCCTTCTCCTCCATCATCCTTGACATAACCATGCCCGGCATGACGGGTTTCGACGTCCTTAACGAGCTCAGGCAAAGGCACATCGACCCGCCCGTTATCATCATAACGGCGCAGAACACGGTCAAGAACGCCATAGACGCCATGAAGCAGGGGGCATACGACTACCTGGCAAAGCCCTTCGACCTCGACGAGGTCAGGATAACGGTCCAGCGCGCCATCGAAAGCTACGAGAACGCGAAGAAGCTCGAATTCTTAAAGCAGGAGGCCGGCGAAACGGACTCCCTTCACGACATAGTCGGCAAGTCCCAGGCCATGCTCAACATATACAAGATGATAGGTAGGGTGGCCGAAAGAGACATCACCGTCCTCATCATCGGCGAGAGCGGCACGGGAAAGGAGCTCGTCACGAAGGCCATACATTCCAACAGCACGCGGCGCGACGAAAAGCTCGTCTCCGTAAACATCGCGGCCATACCGAAGGACCTTCTCGAAAGCGAGCTCTTCGGATACGAGAAAGGCGCGTTCACCGGGGCTGCGCTTTCGAAGCAGGGCCGCTTCGAAGAAGCGCACAGGGGGACGCTTCACCTGGACGAAATCGGCGACATGCCCGCCGAGCTCCAGACGAAGCTCCTCCGGATACTCGAAGAGAGGAAGTTCTACCGCCTCGGGAGCGAGAGGCCGACGCCCGTAGACGTGAGAATAATCGCCTCGACGAACAAAGAGCTCGAAAAGGAAGTCGCCGAGGGGAGGTTCAGGGAAGACCTCTTCTACCGCCTAAACGCGATAACGATTAAAATCCCGCCCCTCCGGAAAAGGCTCGAAGACGTCATCCCGCTCATCGAGCACTTCCTCGCAAAATACTCGAAAGAGCTCAAGGTCGCCACGAGGACGCTTTCGGACGAAGCGAAGGAGATGGCAAAGAGCTACAACTGGCCCGGCAACGTGCGCGAGCTCGAGAACATGATAAAACGGCTCCTCATACTCACGTCCGACACTGTCATAACGAAAGAGACGCTTCTCGTCGCCGCCCCTCACATGGAAGACAGCGGAAGGCAGGAGGACGAAAACCTCTCCGAGATAATTTCCAGCGAAGTGAAATACCTTCTCGGCCCGGGGGACGCCGAGGGCTCGGTCTACGAGATAATACTTAAGAAGATAGAAAAGCCGCTCATACAATCCATACTCCAGGTCACCAGGGGCAACAAGAAAAAGGCAGCCCAGGTACTGGGCATAAACAGAAACACGCTATCCAAGAAAATAGACGAGCTCGGGCTTAACGTCCAGGAAGACGACTGA
- the rnc gene encoding ribonuclease III: MIEKKLGYKFRDEGILKTALTHSSFANETSVESNERLEFLGDAVLGFIVARVLYDLFPEAAEGRLSKMRSAIVSRMNFAHFAKELKIDKQILLGKGEEITGGRKRQSNLAGAFEAVIGAVYIDGGYRKVYTIVSRLLKDCLNGKEEIFKDYKTKLQETAQRQFKKVPKYKVVLEEGPPHDKCFHVEVKLGRRAIGKGVGSNKKQAEQAAAKEGLEEIERGVKNS; this comes from the coding sequence ATGATCGAGAAGAAGTTAGGATATAAATTCAGGGACGAGGGGATACTCAAAACGGCTCTGACCCACAGCTCTTTCGCCAACGAAACTTCGGTCGAGAGTAACGAGCGGCTCGAATTCCTGGGCGACGCCGTGCTCGGCTTTATCGTTGCGCGCGTTCTGTACGACCTGTTTCCCGAAGCGGCCGAGGGGAGGCTCTCGAAGATGAGGAGCGCCATAGTGAGCCGCATGAATTTCGCCCATTTCGCAAAAGAGCTCAAGATAGACAAGCAGATACTCCTCGGAAAAGGGGAAGAGATAACCGGCGGGAGAAAGAGGCAGTCGAATCTCGCGGGGGCTTTCGAGGCCGTCATCGGGGCCGTGTACATCGACGGGGGGTACAGGAAGGTATACACCATCGTATCCCGTCTTTTGAAAGACTGTCTTAACGGCAAGGAAGAGATCTTCAAGGACTATAAGACGAAGCTCCAGGAAACCGCCCAGAGGCAGTTCAAGAAGGTCCCGAAGTACAAGGTCGTTTTAGAAGAAGGGCCGCCCCACGACAAGTGCTTTCACGTGGAGGTCAAGCTCGGCAGAAGGGCCATAGGAAAGGGCGTGGGGAGTAACAAGAAGCAGGCCGAGCAGGCCGCCGCGAAAGAAGGGCTCGAAGAGATCGAGCGCGGCGTGAAAAATTCCTGA
- a CDS encoding SIMPL domain-containing protein (The SIMPL domain is named for its presence in mouse protein SIMPL (signalling molecule that associates with mouse pelle-like kinase). Bacterial member BP26, from Brucella, was shown to assemble into a channel-like structure, while YggE from E. coli has been associated with resistance to oxidative stress.), with protein MISKTALLLSTVVLALAVSFPSRAQNVQYDKRTLTVNGKGETSAAPDVAYLNLAVETTAKSASQAVKDNAEKTNSVMEAIKAKLGENDKVSTAGYNLTPIHEYNNQTNKSEFKGYKASNQIVVEVHDLKQIGAIIDSTAEAGLNNIQGLRFDTTKSAELRKKALAEAVKDAQATARVLADAAGVKITRILQLSPSYDYPAPVYRDFAMAKEAAAPPTPIEPGDLTINATVNVVFEIE; from the coding sequence ATGATTTCGAAAACCGCGCTTTTACTTTCAACGGTCGTTCTGGCACTCGCGGTGAGCTTTCCGTCCCGCGCACAGAACGTGCAGTACGACAAGAGAACGCTTACGGTCAACGGCAAGGGCGAGACGAGCGCCGCACCCGACGTCGCCTACCTTAACCTCGCCGTCGAAACCACGGCAAAGAGCGCTTCACAGGCTGTGAAGGATAACGCCGAAAAGACGAACAGCGTCATGGAGGCGATTAAGGCGAAGCTCGGCGAGAACGACAAGGTATCCACGGCCGGCTACAACCTTACGCCGATACACGAATACAACAACCAGACGAACAAGTCCGAATTCAAGGGCTACAAGGCCAGTAACCAGATCGTCGTCGAGGTGCACGACCTTAAGCAGATAGGCGCTATAATCGACTCTACGGCCGAGGCCGGGCTCAACAACATCCAGGGCCTCAGGTTCGACACCACGAAGAGCGCCGAGCTCAGGAAGAAGGCCCTCGCCGAAGCCGTAAAGGACGCGCAGGCGACGGCCCGGGTGCTCGCCGACGCCGCGGGGGTGAAGATAACCCGCATACTCCAGCTCTCGCCTTCGTACGACTACCCGGCGCCGGTGTACAGGGACTTCGCCATGGCCAAAGAGGCGGCCGCGCCGCCCACCCCGATAGAGCCCGGCGACCTCACGATTAACGCGACCGTAAACGTAGTTTTCGAGATCGAATAG
- a CDS encoding DUF971 domain-containing protein has translation MSNKPARITEFSDKVLSIVWDDGHESLYIYEDLRQACPCATCRQERKASKNGRLRFKKTIPLRTKPDGIKPMSVESIGQYALKFHWNDKHDTGIYSFEFLRDICSCEACAGSRES, from the coding sequence ATGAGCAATAAGCCTGCCCGGATTACGGAGTTCAGCGACAAGGTGCTTTCAATCGTCTGGGACGACGGGCACGAGAGCCTCTATATATACGAGGACCTCCGGCAGGCCTGTCCGTGCGCCACGTGCCGCCAGGAGAGGAAGGCGAGCAAGAACGGGAGGCTGCGTTTCAAGAAGACCATCCCGCTGCGTACGAAGCCGGACGGTATCAAACCTATGAGCGTCGAGTCCATCGGGCAGTACGCGCTCAAGTTTCACTGGAACGACAAGCACGACACGGGCATTTACAGCTTCGAGTTCCTCCGTGACATTTGCAGCTGCGAGGCGTGCGCCGGCTCGCGCGAAAGCTGA